One Robbsia sp. KACC 23696 DNA segment encodes these proteins:
- a CDS encoding rhodanese-like domain-containing protein — translation MTADSPSLSAAVPHAAGSADTVDTLLARGRARAVEGTLPYAGAVTPDEAFALLQTPDVLLVDVRTLAELTWVGRPTVAAGQYAHIEWNAWPGGARNTQFVDQLRDACGADGTDRPVLLLCRSAARSKAAAQWATEQGFTQVFDVLEGFEGDKDVHGHRKSVGGWCARQLPWQGA, via the coding sequence ATGACTGCTGACTCGCCCTCTCTCTCCGCCGCGGTGCCACACGCGGCCGGTTCGGCCGATACCGTCGACACGCTGCTCGCCCGTGGCCGCGCCCGTGCGGTCGAAGGGACGCTGCCCTACGCCGGCGCCGTGACGCCGGACGAAGCTTTCGCGCTGCTGCAAACGCCCGATGTGCTGCTCGTCGACGTGCGCACGCTTGCGGAGCTAACCTGGGTCGGTCGCCCGACCGTTGCCGCCGGACAGTATGCCCATATCGAATGGAATGCTTGGCCCGGCGGTGCACGCAATACACAATTTGTCGATCAACTGCGCGACGCATGCGGCGCGGATGGTACCGATCGGCCGGTGCTGTTGCTGTGCCGCAGTGCGGCGCGGTCCAAGGCCGCCGCGCAATGGGCGACGGAACAGGGTTTTACGCAAGTGTTCGATGTGCTCGAGGGATTCGAAGGTGACAAGGATGTCCACGGACATCGGAAGTCCGTCGGCGGCTGGTGCGCGCGCCAACTGCCGTGGCAAGGCGCTTAA
- a CDS encoding EI24 domain-containing protein has translation MPSNGEFRQNTEVVASLARAISGFLNPRVWWLTVAPFVMSAAIWGLILFAGWERANAWVRGFLAQWPALDGVERAIAFIGLGGLHMVFAPFLIIAFAIPLIVATILLLIGVTSMPAVIAHLGRRRFAHLDTLRGGSLLGSIGYGSWSTLIFLVLMIVTLPLWFVPPFLAIVPPVLWGWLTYRMMSYDALALHASADERRILLRRHRVPLLVIGIACGLLGAIPAFLWATSIIAIVLFPIIALVSVWLYVVIFVFSALWFGHYCLRALEALRAQTPPPVTRVEPGL, from the coding sequence ATGCCCTCCAACGGTGAGTTTAGACAGAATACGGAAGTGGTGGCGTCGCTGGCACGCGCCATTTCCGGTTTCCTTAATCCGCGTGTCTGGTGGTTGACGGTTGCGCCCTTCGTGATGTCCGCGGCAATCTGGGGCTTGATCCTGTTTGCCGGTTGGGAACGTGCCAATGCCTGGGTGCGGGGGTTTCTGGCGCAATGGCCGGCGCTCGACGGGGTGGAGCGGGCAATCGCCTTCATCGGTCTGGGCGGCCTGCATATGGTCTTCGCGCCGTTCCTGATCATCGCTTTCGCGATTCCGCTGATCGTCGCGACGATCCTGTTGCTGATCGGCGTCACGTCGATGCCGGCCGTCATCGCGCATCTGGGCCGTCGTCGTTTCGCGCACCTCGATACCTTGCGTGGCGGCAGCCTGCTCGGCAGCATCGGCTATGGCAGCTGGTCGACGCTGATCTTCCTGGTCCTGATGATCGTCACCTTGCCGCTCTGGTTCGTGCCGCCGTTTTTGGCGATCGTACCGCCGGTGTTGTGGGGCTGGCTGACCTATCGCATGATGAGCTATGACGCGCTGGCATTGCACGCCAGCGCCGACGAGCGGCGCATTCTGCTGCGACGGCATCGCGTGCCCTTGCTCGTCATCGGTATCGCGTGCGGCCTGCTGGGCGCCATCCCGGCGTTCTTGTGGGCCACGTCGATCATCGCGATCGTGCTTTTTCCGATCATCGCCTTGGTCTCGGTATGGCTGTATGTGGTGATTTTCGTCTTCTCCGCGCTGTGGTTCGGGCATTACTGTCTGCGCGCGCTCGAAGCACTGCGCGCGCAGACGCCGCCGCCGGTGACGCGCGTCGAACCCGGACTGTAA
- a CDS encoding VTT domain-containing protein, which yields MSSVDAPTADTVTSPPEVAERLFRPGENCWRVEQAHRFRMLIDGEEYFTALREAIRNARQTVFILGWDLDSRMKLVPGGANDGFPDPLAEFLHAIVAKRPGLRVYVLSWDFAMLYAFEREWLPVFKMGWRAHRRFAFLQDGRHPIGGSHHQKIALIDDRVAFVGGLDLTRSRWDTQAHAPKQPLRRDPNGEPYGPFHDIQVMFDGAAAAAIGELVRERWLRANGRRVAVLSAQMRAAQHDPWPASVAPDVEDVSLAICRTEPEYGGRPAVQEIRQMYLDMIRRAKRHVLCENQYFTSGIVGEVLRERLQDPQGPEVAIISRRVEGGWLQEATMGVLRARLHRDLRGVADAQRYRMFCPQVPGLGEDCVNVHSKVMFVDDDLLFVGSANLNNRSMVLDTECNIALEGPAIPAMRNRLLGEHLGQAPDRVGEEIARTGSVLQAIDALGHGERTLAPHDPVVTPDLDNLVPSEAIIDPETPIAPEALVTQFVPAEKRRGLSGRYAWLGLLALLLAGAAVLWQWTPLKQYMSINMLTQLTETLARMPFSPLVILAAYVLGGLVSVPITLMIAATGLVFGAVQGGAYALIGTAASATVTYLLGRWLGRETVRRLAGPRINGLSERLAERGLVAMVILRILPVAPFTVVNVIAGASQIGLRDYLLGTLIGMGPGIIVTVSFAHQLVQTLRHPTMGSFAALAAIGIALVGLSIALQRFFRKREVHRKRERQDKETVDSNNAPRRGAAGAASVRAAKHTPSSAS from the coding sequence TTGTCCTCTGTCGACGCTCCTACCGCAGACACCGTCACGTCCCCGCCTGAGGTGGCAGAACGGCTCTTTCGCCCCGGTGAGAACTGCTGGCGTGTGGAGCAGGCGCATCGGTTTCGGATGTTGATCGATGGCGAGGAATATTTCACCGCACTGCGGGAAGCGATCCGGAACGCGCGGCAGACCGTATTCATTTTAGGATGGGACCTCGACAGCCGGATGAAATTGGTCCCGGGCGGCGCCAATGACGGTTTCCCGGATCCGCTCGCGGAGTTTTTGCACGCCATCGTGGCGAAGCGCCCCGGACTGCGCGTGTATGTGTTGAGCTGGGATTTCGCCATGCTCTACGCCTTCGAGCGCGAATGGTTGCCGGTTTTCAAGATGGGCTGGCGCGCGCACCGACGGTTCGCTTTTCTGCAGGATGGACGGCATCCGATCGGTGGTTCGCATCATCAAAAAATCGCGCTGATCGACGATCGCGTGGCATTCGTCGGCGGCTTGGATCTGACGCGTTCGCGTTGGGACACGCAGGCGCACGCGCCAAAGCAACCTTTGCGACGCGATCCGAACGGCGAGCCGTACGGACCCTTCCACGATATCCAGGTCATGTTCGATGGCGCGGCGGCGGCGGCCATCGGCGAGCTGGTACGCGAGCGCTGGCTTCGCGCCAATGGCCGGCGCGTGGCGGTGCTGAGCGCGCAAATGCGCGCCGCGCAACACGATCCCTGGCCCGCGTCGGTAGCGCCCGATGTCGAGGATGTCTCGCTCGCCATTTGCCGTACCGAGCCCGAATATGGCGGCCGCCCGGCAGTGCAGGAAATTCGCCAGATGTATCTGGACATGATCCGACGCGCCAAGCGCCATGTGTTATGCGAGAACCAGTATTTTACGTCCGGCATCGTGGGCGAAGTCCTGCGCGAGCGCTTGCAGGATCCGCAGGGGCCGGAAGTCGCGATCATCTCGCGGCGTGTCGAGGGCGGCTGGTTGCAGGAAGCGACGATGGGCGTCCTGCGTGCGCGTTTGCATCGCGACCTGCGCGGGGTGGCCGATGCGCAGCGCTACCGCATGTTCTGCCCCCAGGTGCCAGGCTTGGGTGAGGATTGCGTCAACGTGCACAGCAAAGTGATGTTTGTCGACGATGACTTGCTGTTCGTTGGATCCGCAAATCTGAATAATCGCTCGATGGTCCTCGACACCGAATGCAATATCGCGCTTGAAGGGCCGGCCATTCCGGCGATGCGAAATCGCCTGCTTGGCGAACATCTCGGACAGGCGCCGGATCGCGTCGGCGAAGAGATTGCGCGCACCGGCTCCGTGCTGCAGGCCATCGATGCGCTTGGCCATGGCGAGCGTACATTGGCCCCACACGATCCGGTGGTAACGCCGGATCTCGATAATCTGGTGCCGAGCGAAGCGATCATCGATCCGGAAACGCCGATCGCGCCCGAGGCGCTGGTGACGCAATTCGTCCCGGCGGAAAAGCGCCGTGGTCTGTCGGGACGCTATGCCTGGCTCGGATTGCTCGCGCTATTGCTGGCCGGTGCGGCCGTTTTATGGCAATGGACGCCATTGAAGCAGTACATGAGCATCAATATGCTGACGCAGTTGACGGAGACGCTTGCCCGCATGCCGTTCAGCCCGCTGGTGATTCTGGCGGCCTATGTGCTCGGTGGCCTCGTGTCGGTGCCGATCACGTTGATGATCGCGGCCACGGGCCTGGTGTTCGGCGCGGTGCAGGGGGGCGCGTATGCGTTGATCGGCACGGCGGCCAGTGCAACGGTGACTTACTTACTGGGACGCTGGCTGGGGCGAGAGACGGTTCGCCGCCTTGCCGGACCGCGCATCAACGGACTCTCGGAGCGCCTGGCGGAACGCGGTCTGGTGGCGATGGTCATTTTGCGGATTCTGCCGGTGGCGCCATTCACCGTGGTCAATGTTATTGCCGGCGCGTCGCAGATCGGTTTGCGGGATTACCTGCTCGGGACCTTGATCGGCATGGGCCCGGGTATCATCGTGACCGTCTCGTTCGCCCATCAATTGGTGCAGACCTTGCGGCACCCGACGATGGGGTCCTTTGCCGCATTGGCGGCGATCGGCATTGCCCTGGTTGGCTTGTCGATTGCCCTGCAACGCTTCTTCCGCAAACGGGAAGTACATCGAAAGCGCGAGCGCCAGGATAAAGAGACGGTCGATTCCAACAATGCGCCACGCCGGGGCGCGGCGGGAGCGGCATCGGTGCGTGCGGCAAAGCACACCCCGTCGTCGGCATCTTGA
- the glnA gene encoding type I glutamate--ammonia ligase: MSKTVADVIKLVKDEDVKFVDFRFTDTKGKEQHVSVPVSAFDEDKFESGHAFDGSSIAGWKGIEASDMLLIPDASTAFIDPFYEESTLVLSCDVIEPSDGKGYERDPRSLAKRAEAYLKSSGLGDTAYFGPEPEFFIFDSVRWNVDMQGSFVQIGSEEAPWSSKAKFEGGNTGHRPGVKGGYFPVAPVDTFQDMRSEMCLLLEAAGVPVEVHHHEVAGQGQNELGTKFSTLVQRADWTMLTKYIVQNVAHTYGKTATFMPKPIVGDNGSGMHVHQSIWKDGKNLFAGDGYAGLSEFALFYIGGIIKHARALNAITNPTTNSYKRLVPGFEAPVKLAYSARNRSASIRIPHVSNPKGRRIETRFPDPMANPYLAFSALMMAGLDGVQNKIHPGEASDKNLYDLPPEEDKLIPTVCASLEEALEHLDKDREFLTRGGVFTDSMIDAYIALKMEEVTRFRMTTHPVEFEMYYSL, from the coding sequence ATGAGCAAAACCGTGGCCGACGTCATCAAGCTCGTCAAGGACGAGGACGTCAAGTTTGTCGATTTCCGCTTCACCGACACGAAGGGTAAGGAACAGCACGTGTCGGTGCCGGTGTCGGCATTCGACGAAGACAAGTTCGAGAGCGGCCACGCTTTCGACGGCTCCTCGATCGCAGGCTGGAAGGGTATCGAAGCGTCGGACATGCTGCTGATTCCGGACGCATCGACCGCCTTCATCGACCCGTTCTATGAAGAATCGACGCTGGTGCTGTCGTGCGACGTCATCGAACCGTCGGACGGCAAGGGCTATGAGCGCGATCCGCGCTCGCTGGCAAAGCGCGCTGAAGCCTACCTGAAGAGCTCGGGTCTGGGCGACACGGCGTACTTCGGTCCGGAACCGGAATTCTTCATTTTCGACTCCGTGCGTTGGAACGTCGATATGCAAGGTTCCTTCGTCCAGATCGGTTCGGAAGAAGCACCGTGGTCGTCGAAGGCGAAGTTCGAAGGCGGCAACACCGGTCACCGTCCGGGCGTGAAGGGCGGCTATTTTCCGGTTGCCCCGGTCGACACGTTCCAGGACATGCGTTCGGAAATGTGTCTGCTGCTGGAAGCGGCAGGCGTGCCGGTCGAAGTGCACCACCACGAAGTGGCGGGCCAAGGCCAGAACGAACTGGGCACGAAGTTCTCGACGCTGGTGCAGCGCGCCGACTGGACGATGCTGACGAAGTACATCGTGCAAAACGTCGCGCACACGTACGGCAAGACGGCTACGTTCATGCCGAAGCCGATCGTTGGCGACAACGGTTCGGGCATGCACGTGCACCAATCGATCTGGAAGGACGGCAAGAACCTGTTCGCCGGTGACGGCTATGCAGGCCTGTCGGAATTCGCGCTGTTCTACATCGGCGGCATCATCAAGCACGCTCGCGCGCTGAACGCCATCACGAACCCGACGACGAACTCGTACAAGCGTCTAGTTCCGGGCTTCGAAGCACCGGTGAAGCTGGCGTACTCGGCACGTAACCGTTCGGCATCGATCCGTATTCCGCACGTGTCGAACCCGAAGGGTCGTCGTATCGAAACGCGTTTCCCTGATCCGATGGCGAATCCGTACCTGGCCTTCTCCGCGCTGATGATGGCGGGTCTGGACGGCGTGCAGAACAAGATCCATCCGGGCGAAGCTTCGGACAAGAACCTGTACGATCTGCCGCCGGAAGAAGACAAGCTGATCCCGACCGTTTGCGCGAGCCTCGAAGAAGCGCTCGAGCACCTGGACAAGGATCGCGAGTTCCTGACCCGTGGTGGCGTGTTCACGGACAGCATGATCGATGCGTACATCGCGTTGAAGATGGAAGAAGTCACGCGTTTCCGCATGACGACGCATCCGGTCGAATTCGAGATGTACTACTCGCTCTGA
- the ntrC gene encoding nitrogen regulation protein NR(I), producing the protein MKPIWIVDDDQSIRWVLEKALARENFPTRSFSNVRDATIALESDRPQVLVSDIRMPGGSGLDLLQRVRERVPGLPVIIMTAFSDLDSAVAAFQGGAFEYLAKPFDIDRAVELIRRAVEESQRGEHHDDDRPTEAPEMLGQASAMQDMFRAIGRLSNSSATVLITGESGTGKELVARALHRHSPRANGPFIALNTAAIPKDLLESELFGHERGAFTGAQAMRQGRFEQAENGTLFLDEIGDMPFDLQTRLLRVLSDGQFYRVGGHNPLRANVRVIAATHQNLETRVRQGMFREDLYHRLNVIRLRLPPLRERSDDIALLTKHFLLKSARDLGVEPKRVTDDALAYLSSLPFPGNVRQLENLCNWLTVMAPAQTIEVKDLPAEMRSTGSTGTLGASLGEGNSALSSGSGAPVSLSDAGGDADVSDSLSPNVPAGAAVGASGGVASDGAAAGGVAERSESWESSLRSEVARLLRSSAPDVMDQVTRRFEAAVIKEALDFTRGRKVEAAERLGIGRNTITRKIQELDLEA; encoded by the coding sequence ATGAAACCGATCTGGATAGTAGACGACGATCAATCGATCCGATGGGTTCTCGAAAAAGCCCTGGCGCGGGAGAACTTTCCCACGCGTAGCTTCAGCAATGTGCGCGATGCGACCATTGCGCTAGAGAGCGATCGGCCCCAGGTCCTCGTATCCGATATCCGGATGCCGGGGGGCTCGGGTCTCGACCTGCTGCAACGGGTGCGTGAACGCGTGCCCGGGCTGCCCGTCATCATCATGACGGCATTTTCCGATCTGGACAGTGCCGTCGCCGCGTTTCAAGGCGGGGCATTCGAATACCTGGCCAAGCCCTTCGATATCGATCGTGCGGTGGAACTGATTCGCCGCGCGGTGGAGGAAAGCCAGCGCGGGGAGCACCACGACGACGACCGGCCGACGGAAGCGCCCGAGATGCTCGGGCAGGCCAGCGCGATGCAGGACATGTTTCGCGCGATCGGCCGGCTTTCCAACTCGAGCGCGACGGTACTGATCACCGGCGAGTCCGGTACCGGTAAAGAGCTTGTCGCACGCGCCTTGCATCGGCACAGCCCGCGGGCCAACGGGCCCTTCATCGCACTGAATACCGCTGCGATTCCGAAGGATCTGCTGGAATCCGAGCTGTTCGGGCATGAGCGTGGCGCCTTCACCGGTGCGCAAGCGATGCGGCAGGGCCGCTTCGAGCAAGCCGAGAACGGCACGTTGTTTCTCGATGAAATCGGCGATATGCCGTTCGATCTGCAGACCCGCTTGTTGCGCGTGTTATCCGATGGGCAGTTCTATCGTGTGGGCGGCCACAACCCGCTGCGCGCCAATGTACGCGTGATTGCCGCGACTCACCAGAATCTGGAAACGCGCGTCCGTCAGGGTATGTTCCGCGAGGACTTGTACCATCGGCTCAATGTCATCCGGCTGCGTCTGCCGCCGTTGCGCGAGCGCTCCGACGATATCGCGCTGCTGACCAAGCACTTTCTGCTGAAGAGCGCCCGCGATCTGGGCGTCGAACCGAAGCGGGTTACTGACGATGCGCTGGCCTATCTGTCGTCGCTGCCGTTCCCCGGTAACGTGCGGCAGTTGGAGAATCTGTGTAACTGGCTGACGGTGATGGCGCCGGCACAGACGATCGAAGTCAAGGATTTGCCGGCGGAGATGCGCTCCACCGGATCGACCGGCACCCTCGGTGCGAGTCTCGGTGAAGGCAATAGCGCGCTGAGTAGCGGCTCGGGTGCGCCGGTGTCCTTGTCCGACGCGGGCGGCGATGCGGACGTGTCGGATAGTCTGTCGCCCAATGTGCCTGCCGGCGCTGCGGTAGGCGCGTCTGGCGGTGTTGCGAGCGATGGCGCCGCTGCAGGCGGCGTGGCCGAGCGTAGCGAAAGCTGGGAAAGTAGCTTGCGTAGCGAGGTCGCACGATTGCTACGCAGCAGCGCGCCGGACGTAATGGATCAGGTGACGCGTCGCTTCGAAGCTGCCGTGATCAAAGAGGCGCTGGATTTCACGCGCGGACGGAAAGTCGAGGCCGCCGAGCGTCTGGGTATCGGCCGCAATACGATTACGCGGAAGATACAGGAGCTTGATCTGGAGGCGTGA
- a CDS encoding molybdopterin-binding protein: MAIGIIIIGDEILSGRRTDKHLQHVIGLLTARGLSLDWAEYVGDDPARITATLKRTMAGGDVVFSTGGIGATPDDHTRQCAADALGVPLALHESAKALIVERMREMTGQAEPDLTLPENRQRLKMGEFPAGAAIIPNPYNKIPGFTLANHHFVPGFPVMAWPMIEWVLDTHYAHLHHVDTRVERSILVFGLAESTIAPLMNQIETSFPSVKAFSLPSVGDAQRGELYARHHIDLGVKGDAVSVDAAFAVLREGVSALGGEMVEHPPASAAA; this comes from the coding sequence ATGGCAATCGGCATCATCATCATCGGCGACGAGATCCTTTCAGGGCGTCGAACAGACAAGCATTTGCAACACGTGATCGGTTTGCTGACCGCGCGCGGCCTGTCGCTGGACTGGGCGGAATACGTCGGCGACGATCCCGCGCGCATCACCGCCACGCTGAAGCGGACGATGGCCGGGGGCGACGTAGTGTTCAGCACCGGTGGCATCGGTGCGACGCCGGACGATCACACGCGGCAGTGCGCGGCCGATGCGCTCGGTGTGCCGCTCGCGCTGCACGAATCGGCCAAGGCCTTGATCGTCGAGCGCATGCGCGAGATGACGGGGCAGGCCGAGCCGGATCTGACGCTGCCGGAAAATCGGCAACGGCTGAAGATGGGCGAGTTTCCGGCCGGCGCGGCGATCATCCCGAATCCCTACAACAAGATTCCTGGATTCACGCTCGCAAACCACCATTTCGTCCCGGGATTCCCGGTGATGGCCTGGCCGATGATCGAGTGGGTGCTCGACACGCATTACGCGCACCTCCATCACGTCGATACCCGTGTCGAGCGCTCGATCCTGGTGTTCGGCCTGGCGGAATCGACGATCGCCCCGTTGATGAATCAGATCGAAACATCGTTCCCGAGCGTCAAGGCGTTCAGTTTGCCGAGCGTCGGCGATGCGCAGCGCGGGGAGCTGTATGCGCGCCACCATATCGACCTGGGCGTCAAGGGCGACGCCGTCTCGGTCGACGCCGCCTTTGCCGTGCTGCGCGAGGGCGTCAGTGCCTTGGGCGGTGAAATGGTCGAGCACCCGCCGGCGTCGGCAGCAGCTTAA
- the xth gene encoding exodeoxyribonuclease III: MRITTWNVNSLKVRLGHVLEWLAANPVDALCLQELKLTDDKFPVAEIAAAGYRSFFIGQKTYNGVAILVRDGLEIDEVDITRNIPGFDDPQQRLIAVTVSGVRVISAYFPNGQAPGTEKFAYKLEWLAALEKWIAAELTRHPRLALTGDFNIAPDDRDVHDPAKWVGQNLVSPEERGAFMRLIDLGLSDSFRQFDQAEKSFSWWDYRMFAFRRNAGLRIDHVLLSEPLAKACTACEIDKTPRALEQPSDHTPVTATFDI, from the coding sequence ATGCGCATCACCACCTGGAACGTCAATTCGCTGAAGGTACGACTGGGGCATGTACTCGAATGGCTGGCAGCAAATCCTGTCGATGCATTGTGTCTGCAGGAACTGAAACTGACAGACGACAAGTTCCCGGTCGCCGAGATCGCCGCGGCCGGTTATCGCAGCTTTTTCATCGGTCAGAAGACGTATAACGGGGTAGCGATCCTGGTCCGCGACGGGCTCGAGATCGACGAAGTCGACATCACGCGCAATATCCCCGGCTTCGACGACCCGCAGCAGCGACTGATCGCCGTGACGGTGTCGGGTGTCCGCGTGATCTCGGCGTATTTCCCGAATGGCCAGGCGCCAGGGACCGAGAAGTTCGCCTACAAGCTCGAATGGTTGGCCGCTTTGGAGAAGTGGATCGCTGCCGAACTGACGCGCCATCCGCGCCTCGCGCTGACCGGCGATTTCAATATCGCGCCCGACGATCGGGACGTCCACGATCCGGCAAAATGGGTCGGCCAGAATCTGGTGTCGCCGGAAGAGCGCGGGGCCTTCATGCGCCTGATCGACTTGGGCCTGAGCGACAGCTTCCGCCAGTTCGATCAGGCGGAGAAATCGTTCAGTTGGTGGGATTACCGGATGTTCGCATTTCGCCGAAATGCCGGATTGCGGATCGATCACGTGCTGCTGAGCGAGCCGCTGGCAAAAGCGTGTACGGCCTGCGAGATCGACAAGACGCCTCGTGCGCTGGAGCAGCCGTCCGACCACACGCCCGTGACGGCGACGTTCGATATCTGA
- the glnL gene encoding nitrogen regulation protein NR(II) — translation MVLKNLMRGRKSQNDAAASDAAATARANIGPTAPQALLDAGLLPGLEALPSVVLVLERSSWRIVFANPAAEALLELSRRQLMQMAWGDLFTSDLGPLESITALSQDYFQATHLDAVIERHGHEPLRVLAVLGVLESVPDYLLVEVFENEQKLRNDREERIADLSAANKQLIRNLAHEIKNPLGGIRGAAQLLEFELNENARELKEYTQVIIKESDRLQTLVDRLLEPHRHPHIVRDVNIHEVFERVRAVILAEFPRGLTIERDFDVSVPDLRGDMEQLIQAVLNIVRNAAEALRSQIAEGTAVIEFRTRIARRIVIAKRQCKLALDLRITDNGPGIPDEIRDRIFYPLVSGREDGSGLGLTLAQTFVQQHDGLIECESRPGKTEFQILLPLNY, via the coding sequence ATGGTACTGAAGAACCTGATGCGAGGACGCAAGTCCCAGAACGATGCCGCGGCGTCCGACGCCGCCGCCACCGCGCGCGCCAATATTGGCCCGACAGCCCCGCAAGCCTTGCTCGATGCGGGTCTGCTGCCCGGGCTCGAAGCACTGCCGTCGGTCGTGCTGGTCCTGGAGCGCAGCAGTTGGCGGATCGTCTTCGCCAATCCTGCCGCCGAAGCGCTACTCGAGTTGTCGCGGCGGCAACTGATGCAGATGGCCTGGGGCGATCTGTTCACCAGTGATCTTGGGCCCCTGGAATCGATCACTGCGTTGAGCCAGGACTATTTCCAGGCGACGCATCTGGATGCGGTGATCGAGCGGCACGGCCATGAACCGCTGCGCGTGCTGGCGGTACTGGGCGTGTTGGAATCGGTGCCGGATTATCTGCTCGTCGAAGTGTTCGAGAACGAGCAGAAACTGCGCAACGACCGTGAGGAGCGGATCGCCGATCTTTCGGCGGCCAACAAGCAGTTGATCCGCAATCTGGCGCACGAGATCAAGAATCCGTTGGGCGGTATTCGTGGCGCTGCGCAATTGCTCGAGTTCGAATTGAACGAGAACGCGCGTGAGCTGAAGGAATACACGCAGGTCATCATCAAGGAATCCGATCGGCTGCAGACGCTGGTGGATCGTTTGCTGGAACCGCATCGCCATCCGCACATCGTACGCGACGTAAATATCCATGAGGTCTTCGAGCGCGTGCGTGCGGTGATTCTCGCCGAGTTCCCGCGCGGTTTGACGATCGAGCGCGACTTCGATGTCTCCGTGCCGGATCTGCGTGGCGATATGGAGCAGTTGATTCAGGCAGTACTGAATATCGTGCGCAATGCGGCGGAGGCACTTCGCTCGCAGATCGCCGAGGGCACGGCGGTGATCGAGTTTCGGACACGGATCGCGCGACGTATCGTGATCGCGAAGCGTCAATGCAAACTGGCATTGGACTTGCGTATCACGGACAACGGTCCGGGCATTCCCGACGAGATCCGGGATCGGATCTTTTATCCGCTGGTCTCCGGCCGTGAGGACGGAAGCGGTCTCGGGCTGACGCTGGCGCAGACCTTCGTGCAGCAGCACGATGGACTGATCGAATGCGAAAGCCGACCTGGTAAGACCGAGTTCCAGATCCTGTTGCCATTGAACTACTGA